A single genomic interval of Rhodothermales bacterium harbors:
- a CDS encoding FMN-binding protein: MPEPDQHIDVGAPQGGSLRMVAVMGSVGLIASTILVATFQITTPFIEANRRAYLENAILDVIPGATTFAFFDIRDDTVVRADEPHGLYAGFDSSGALAGLAIESRGQGYQDVIRLLYGYSPDCECVVGMKVLESKETPGLGDKIEKDDTFRANFDALAVETDEANQSLLRTIEMVKSGEKNNPWEIEAITGATVSSRAITRIVGESAAGMIPLLRRNLDQLTEAG; encoded by the coding sequence ATGCCCGAGCCTGATCAACATATCGACGTCGGCGCCCCGCAAGGTGGCAGCCTCCGGATGGTGGCCGTGATGGGCAGCGTCGGCTTGATCGCGAGCACGATACTGGTCGCCACGTTCCAGATCACAACGCCGTTTATCGAGGCTAACCGTCGTGCGTATCTGGAAAACGCCATCCTCGACGTGATCCCCGGCGCAACCACATTCGCATTCTTCGATATCCGGGATGACACCGTCGTGCGCGCGGATGAACCGCACGGGCTCTACGCGGGGTTCGACAGCTCGGGCGCGCTTGCAGGCCTCGCCATCGAGTCGCGAGGACAGGGCTATCAGGATGTCATTCGACTGCTGTACGGCTACTCGCCCGATTGCGAGTGTGTCGTCGGTATGAAAGTCCTCGAGAGCAAAGAGACACCCGGACTCGGCGACAAGATCGAGAAGGATGACACGTTTCGGGCCAACTTCGACGCGCTGGCGGTCGAAACAGACGAGGCCAACCAGTCGCTGCTTCGCACCATCGAGATGGTAAAGAGCGGCGAGAAGAACAATCCCTGGGAGATCGAGGCCATCACTGGTGCGACAGTGTCATCCAGGGCGATCACGCGTATTGTCGGGGAGAGTGCCGCCGGAATGATACCGTTGCTCCGGCGTAACCTCGATCAATTGACGGAGGCAGGCTAG
- the rsxE gene encoding electron transport complex subunit RsxE, whose amino-acid sequence MTSPEITSFDTLLKGLWKENPVFVQVLGMCPVLAVTNTVVNSLVMGLATMFVLVSSSILVSAFRNVIPKQVRIATYILIIATFVTVAEYVIPAISLEVHRSLGAFVALIVVNCVILGRAEAFSSKNSIGRSVLDALGMGAGFTVALLCLGIVREVLGNGTFMDIP is encoded by the coding sequence ATTACAAGTCCGGAGATAACCAGCTTCGATACTCTGCTGAAGGGTCTCTGGAAGGAAAATCCGGTCTTTGTTCAGGTGCTGGGCATGTGCCCGGTGCTGGCGGTCACGAACACGGTCGTCAACTCGCTCGTGATGGGCCTCGCGACGATGTTCGTTCTGGTATCGTCGAGCATCCTGGTTTCCGCATTTCGCAATGTCATTCCAAAACAGGTTCGGATCGCCACCTACATACTGATTATCGCCACGTTCGTGACCGTGGCCGAGTACGTGATTCCGGCGATCAGCCTCGAGGTGCACCGCAGCCTGGGTGCATTCGTCGCACTCATCGTTGTGAACTGCGTCATCCTCGGACGCGCAGAGGCGTTCTCGTCAAAGAACAGCATCGGACGATCGGTACTCGACGCTCTCGGCATGGGTGCGGGCTTCACCGTCGCCTTGCTATGCCTCGGCATTGTCAGAGAGGTGCTGGGCAACGGCACGTTCATGGACATCCC
- a CDS encoding RnfABCDGE type electron transport complex subunit D, with protein sequence MTRDEPRLLLTTSPFLKHREDTAYLMWQVNYALVPVLLAAIWFFGINALLIAVACIAGALLPEWLHNRSRSGRSTLRDGSGVITGALLALTLPPTTPLWMAFTGGFVAIALGKLIFGGIGSNVFNPALVGRAFLQAAFPSMLTTWAQPVPGSELLTVRGDLFAFPFLKPGIDAITQATPLSQMKFDGVVTNATDLLFGTTAGSLGETGSLIILICGLYLGLRRVLNWRIPISILATVGLIAAATHLIDPARFAPPMFHLFSGGLMLGAIFMATDPVSSPITQRGCWIFGVGIGALVMIIRLFGGLPEGVMYAILLMNATTPLINRTTQGRVYGTSWRAKRH encoded by the coding sequence ATGACGCGTGACGAGCCCAGGCTGCTGCTGACGACGTCGCCTTTCCTCAAACATCGGGAGGACACGGCGTATTTGATGTGGCAGGTCAACTACGCCCTGGTCCCGGTCCTGCTCGCAGCAATCTGGTTCTTCGGCATCAATGCCCTGCTGATTGCCGTCGCCTGCATCGCCGGCGCGTTGCTTCCCGAATGGCTCCACAATCGTTCGCGCTCCGGCAGAAGCACGCTGCGGGATGGCTCCGGTGTGATCACCGGCGCGCTGCTGGCTCTTACCCTGCCACCGACCACGCCTCTGTGGATGGCCTTCACCGGCGGGTTCGTGGCGATCGCACTCGGCAAGCTCATCTTTGGCGGAATCGGGTCGAATGTCTTCAACCCCGCGCTCGTTGGCCGGGCGTTTCTGCAGGCCGCATTTCCGTCCATGTTGACGACATGGGCTCAGCCGGTGCCAGGCTCCGAACTACTCACTGTCCGTGGCGACCTGTTCGCGTTTCCTTTCCTGAAACCCGGCATCGATGCGATAACGCAGGCCACTCCGCTATCCCAGATGAAGTTCGACGGCGTGGTCACCAACGCAACCGACCTGCTCTTCGGCACCACGGCAGGATCACTCGGCGAGACCGGATCTCTCATCATCCTGATATGCGGTCTCTACCTGGGGCTTCGTCGCGTTCTGAACTGGCGTATTCCGATCAGTATTCTGGCTACGGTCGGGCTGATCGCCGCGGCAACACATCTCATCGATCCGGCCCGCTTCGCGCCCCCGATGTTTCACCTCTTTTCGGGAGGACTGATGCTCGGGGCGATATTCATGGCTACTGATCCCGTTTCGTCTCCAATCACGCAGCGAGGATGCTGGATCTTCGGAGTCGGTATCGGAGCACTGGTGATGATCATCCGTCTATTTGGCGGATTGCCCGAGGGCGTGATGTATGCAATCCTCCTGATGAACGCGACCACGCCATTGATCAACAGAACCACGCAGGGCCGCGTGTACGGAACGTCCTGGCGCGCAAAGCGACACTAG